In one Arachis duranensis cultivar V14167 chromosome 9, aradu.V14167.gnm2.J7QH, whole genome shotgun sequence genomic region, the following are encoded:
- the LOC107464905 gene encoding eukaryotic translation initiation factor 4G isoform X2, protein MSFNQSKTNRSTAVYRKSERSTSFNQQQGSSFAYGGGGIKPTPSIPSSPSLSSNQRFNKKSSDAQVGQSRVNPTPLNVIESNSGSAARNIQNGAHVQPQLHGASDAPATTKPCESSAVQGSTVTIPKVPSSQLPPATSDPITPETPTKGDASKSFPFQFGSINPSIMNGMTGPTSISSARPNIDEQKQDQASVPTSLIPKQQLSPRKDASVIEQSIDGETNIQTKAKKDLRVPTATSANQMQNPSIIPITGISNSTPYHLSRASLQFGSSNPHIQSQGLPTTSLQMPIQMALPIGNTTQVQQPIFIPSLQPRPMQPQGIMNQGQNMTFTPQMGHQLSHQLGNVGISMIQQYPQQHGQQYQPGPRKTTHVKITHPETHEELRLDKRANAYSDGSSNSRSHPNIPSQSQPGQSFAAYPMNYYSPNSYSTNSLYYHPPNPLPLTSSQNTANLQPQRFNYPLNHGSQNVGFLNSMQHSSLFANKTGASILGSVEPPILENFHDIPNLMSLTGAAPVTIRPCDASDVVDTSLSNSGNSGVQNREPNISVASCDSGSPALQNVSETSPEISSQQSKLFGNSFVQQKQSPGSVFVSIEKLAATPLSQPSSVMTEDHASLVSRRKETLTRSNSLKENPKKLEKSAQSHHQAVSIQSPSMDNVAYQAIDNDMQSVDILETTSNHVKNSSDTFCNDSLSFLTSSANDKPISEPNKVKATSKGNKKRREILRKANAAGSTSDLYNAYKGPKEKKETVFSSESTNNASSSESLKQVSTDAAHLDLKVSEKCQQSKVEPDDWEDAADMCTSKLEVDDKFQLISDVNRGVAKRYSRDFLLKFAEQCTDLPEGFQITVDIAEALMSFTIVDRPSGMPWMDYCGTGVNEEERWNTFHSGRRGLDVGGGNVGFRSGPGNNFGALRNFRGETPIQYAGAGVLYGPTQSMGIPSGMQRNSNGERWQRSVSFQHKGLIHSRTPQTPLQTMHKAERKYEVGKVSDIEEAKQRQLKAILNKLTPQNFERLFEQVKVVNIDNAITLTGVISQIFEKALMEPTFCEMYANFCLHLASELPDFSEDNEKITFKRLLLNKCQEEFERGEREQEEANKADEGEVKQSDEEREDRRVKARRRMLGNIRLIGELYKKRMLTERIMHECIKKLLGQYQDPDEEDIEALCKLMSTIGDMIDHPKAKKHMDAYFERMKLLSDNMNLSSRVRFMLKDAIDLRENKWQQRRKIEGPKKIEEVHRDAVQERQAQAGRLGRGPSNNQTSRRNPVDFRPRGSLVSSTTAQIGVPHGLPGQVRGFGSQDACSEERQSFEARTLSPRALGDDSITLGPQGSLARGMSIRGSTAIVSSSMPNAIPTSVDSSKATGVLNGYGDLSQRAPYLTDRFSGPAAYDQSSALEHNIGLDKKDLSTSYRGHDNLVATSPSDQLQGSIVSQVPSSEKVRSEEQLRDMSMAAIKEYYSWQDVMILLLYYCFLFPMFILGKIHKLDDINHSNKKLCNLVLEMRRKLLSVSKN, encoded by the exons ATGTCCTTCAATCAATCAAAGACCAATAGAAGCACAGCAGTGTACCGAAAATCTGAGCGATCCACCAGTTTCAATCAGCAGCAAGGTTCCTCATTTGCCTACGGCGGTGGCGGCATTAAGCCAACGCCATCGATTCCCTCATCTCCATCACTCTCCTCTAACCAGAG GTTTAACAAGAAGTCTAGCGATGCACAAGTTGGACAATCTAGAGTAAACCCCACCCCACTGAATGTAATAGAGTCTAACAGTGGTTCTGCTGCTCGAAACATACAGAATGGTGCCCATGTGCAACCTCAATTGCATG GAGCATCTGATGCTCCAGCTACTACCAAGCCATGTGAATCATCTGCTGTACAAGGGAGTACTGTAACTATTCCAAAAGTTCCAAGTTCTCAACTGCCCCCTGCAACTTCTGATCCAATTACTCCTGAAACTCCTACTAAGG gAGATGCATCAAAGTCATTCCCTTTCCAATTTGGATCTATTAATCCTAGCATTATGAATGGGATGACA GGCCCTACTAGTATAAGCTCAGCTCGTCCTAATATAGATGAGCAGAAGCAGGATCAG GCTTCAGTGCCAACATCTCTTATTCCAAAACAACAACTATCACCAAGAAAAGATGCAAGTGTCATTGAGCAGTCTATTGATGGGGAAACTAATATACAAACTAAGGCAAAAAAGGATCTTCGCGTGCCAACTGCAACCTCAGCAAACCAAATGCAGAATCCTTCTATTATTCCTATAACTGGGATTTCAAACTCAACACCATATCACCTGTCACGAGCATCTTTACAGTTTGGTAGTTCTAATCCACATATTCAATCTCAGGGGTTGCCTACAACATCTCTCCAGATGCCTATACAAATGGCTTTGCCAATTGGAAATACTACACAAGTGCAACAGCCAATTTTtattccaagtcttcaacctcGTCCAATGCAACCTCAGGGGATCATGAATCAAGGTCAAAACATGACTTTTACTCCTCAAATGGGGCATCAGTTGTCACATCAATTAGGCAATGTGGGTATTAGTATGATTCAACAATATCCCCAACAACATGGACAACAATATCAACCTGGTCCTCGAAAAACAACTCATGTGAAGATCACTCACCCCGAGACTCATGAAGAGTTGAGACTTGATAAAAGAGCAAATGCATATTCAGATGGGTCATCTAATTCCAGGTCACATCCTAATATCCCTTCCCAATCCCAACCTGGTCAATCTTTTGCAGCTTATCCAATGAATTATTATTCCCCCAACTCTTATAGTACTAATTCTCTCTATTACCATCCTCCCAATCCTCTCCCACTAACAAGTAGCCAAAATACTGCTAATTTGCAACCACAAAGATTCAATTATCCATTGAATCATGGTTCGCAAAATGTTGGTTTCTTGAATTCAATGCAACATAGCTCTCTGTTTGCTAATAAAACAGGTGCTTCTATTCTTGGTAGTGTTGAACCCccaattttagaaaattttcatGATATTCCTAATTTAATGTCATTAACTGGAGCTGCTCCTGTGACAATTAGACCATGTGATGCATCTGATGTTGTAGACACATCATTGTCCAATTCTggtaattctggcgttcaaaacCGAGAACCCAATATTTCGGTAGCATCATGTGATTCGGGCTCCCCTGCATTACAAAATGTATCTGAAACTAGTCCAGAAATTTCTTCACAGCAATCAAAATTATTTGGTAACTCTTTTGTGCAACAAAAACAATCACCTGGATCTGTTTTTGTATCTATTGAGAAGCTTGCAGCCACTCCCTTGTCACAACCTTCATCAGTAATGACTGAAGATCATGCCTCACTTGTGTCTAGAAGGAAGGAAACTCTAACTAGGTCAAATTCTTTGAAGGAAAATCCAAAGAAACTAGAGAAGAGCGCCCAATCACATCATCAGGCA GTTTCTATTCAATCTCCATCAATGGATAATGTTGCTTATCAAGCTATTGATAATG ATATGCAGTCAGTTGATATTCTGGAGACAACCTCAAATCATGTCAAGAATAGTTCAGATACTTTTTGCAATGACTCTCTGTCTTTTTTGACATCTAGTGCCAACGATAAACCAATTTCAGAACCAAATAAAGTAAAAGCTACATCTAAAggtaataagaaaagaagagagattcTTCGAAAAGCTAATGCTGCTGGGTCAACTTCTGATCTTTATAACGCATACAAGGGaccaaaggaaaagaaagaaactgTTTTCAGTTCAGAAAGCACAAACAATGCTTCTTCATCTGAAAGTTTGAAGCAGGTATCTACAGATGCTGCTCACCTAGATCTTAAAGTGAGTGAGAAATGTCAACAGAGTAAAGTTGAGCCTGATGATTGGGAGGATGCCGCTGACATGTGTACATCAAAACTGGAAGTTGATGACAAATTTCAACTGATTAGTGATGTTAACAGAGGTGTAGCCAAGAGGTACTCTCGAgattttcttttgaaatttgCAGAGCAGTGCACTGATCTTCCTGAAGGTTTTCAGATCACAGTTGACATAGCTGAGGCTTTAATGAGTTTTACTATTGTAGATAGGCCTAGTGGAATGCCTTGGATGGATTATTGTGGAACTGGTGTAAATGAGGAAGAGAGGTGGAATACTTTTCATTCTGGAAGACGTGGTTTGGATGTTGGTGGAGGTAATGTAGGTTTTCGATCTGGTCCAGGAAACAATTTTGGTGCTTTAAGGAACTTCCGTGGAGAGACACCTATTCAATATGCTGGAGCAGGGGTCCTTTATGGACCAACGCAATCCATGGGAATTCCAAGTGGAATGCAAAGAAACAGTAATGGAGAAAGGTGGCAGCGTTCTGTTAGCTTCCAGCACAAGGGGTTAATTCATTCTCGTACTCCTCAAACTCCTTTACAGACGATGCACAAGGCTGAGAGGAAGTATGAAGTGGGTAAAGTTTCGGATATAGAAGAGGCAAAACAGAGGCAGCTGAAAGCTATCTTGAACAAATTAACTCCTCAGAATTTTGAGAGGCTCTTTGAACAGGTAAAAGTGGTTAATATTGACAATGCTATCACCCTTACTGGTGTCATCTCACAAATTTTTGAGAAGGCTTTGATGGAGCCTACCTTTTGTGAAATGTATGCCAACTTCTGTTTACATTTGGCTTCTGAGTTGCCTGATTTCAGTGAGGACAATGAAAAGATAACTTTCAAAAGATTATTATTAAACAAGTGTCAAGAGGAATTTGAGAGAGGTGAAAGAGAGCAAGAAGAAGCAAATAAGGCTGATGAAGGTGAAGTTAAGCAATCTGATGAAGAAAGGGAAGATAGAAGAGTCAAGGCAAGAAGACGCATGCTAGGTAATATTAGATTAATTGGTGAGCTATATAAGAAGAGAATGTTGACAGAGAGGATAATGCATGAGTGCATCAAGAAGTTACTTGGTCAATATCAGGATCCTGATGAAGAAGATATTGAAGCTTTGTGCAAGCTAATGAGTACTATTGGGGACATGATTGATCATCCCAAAGCCAaaaaacatatggatgcatacttCGAAAGGATGAAACTATTGTCAGACAACATGAATTTATCATCTAGGGTGAGGTTCATGTTGAAGGATGCCATTGATTTGAGGGAAAATAAATGGCAACAAAGGAGAAAAATTGAAGGTCCAAAGAAGATTGAGGAAGTGCATAGAGATGCAGTGCAAGAGAGGCAGGCCCAAGCTGGTAGGTTAGGTCGTGGTCCAAGCAACAACCAAACATCAAGAAGAAACCCTGTGGACTTTCGTCCAAGAGGATCTCTGGTGTCATCTACAACTGCTCAAATTGGAGTACCGCATGGGTTACCTGGTCAAGTTCGTGGGTTTGGTTCTCAGGATGCTTGTTCTGAAGAGAGGCAATCTTTTGAGGCTAGGACCTTGTCTCCAAGAGCCTTGGGGGATGATTCTATTACCTTGGGACCCCAGGGCAGTTTGGCTAGGGGAATGTCCATTAGAGGATCAACTGCAATTGTAAGTTCATCGATGCCTAATGCAATTCCTACCTCAGTAGACTCTTCCAAAGCAACTGGTGTTCTTAACGGTTATGGGGATTTATCACAGCGTGCACCATACCTTACGGACAGGTTTTCAGGTCCAGCTGCTTATGATCAATCAAGTGCTCTAGAGCATAATATAGGCTTAGACAAAAAAGATTTGAGTACTTCATATCGGGGACATGACAACCTTGTTGCAACTTCACCATCTGATCAATTGCAAGGGTCAATAGTTTCTCAGGTTCCTTCTTCAGAAAAGGTTCGGTCAGAAGAACAACTCCGAGACATGTCCatggcagcaatcaaagaataCTACAG TTGGCAGGATGTTATGATATTGCTCTTATATTACTGCTTCCTATTTCCAATGTTCATCCTGGGCAAGATCCACAAGCTTGATGACATCAACcattctaacaaaaaattatgcAATTTAGTGCTAGAGATGAGAAGGAAGTTGCTCTCTGTGTCAAAGAATTAA
- the LOC107464894 gene encoding uncharacterized protein LOC107464894 has protein sequence MEIVVSHYVIELAHLLDQGTTCVTRGPRQVPDMDQVPNVPYRRCVEQRRCVGTRLSQHEWRWLDDAIGVLEGKGRGHRGSRGPSRWGWRGGSRGRAPCGGRDRDDDDDDEDNGGDNPRDDDVNGGRDGVDRGGHNDGDDVGVGDGGGVGGGGYDGGVVGGMSSGGFRGGGRGVDDRYDGGMGRCLGGGVGGSGGAGDVGRDCYGLGAQADLGSSDYFVGVPSSDETV, from the exons ATGGAGATCGTGGTTTCCCACTACGTTATAGAGTTGGCACATTTATTGGACCAGGGGACAACATGTGTTACG AGAGGTCCAAGGCAGGTTCCTGATATGGACCAGGTGCCTAATGTCCCTTACAGACGTTGTGTTGAGCAGAGACGTTGTGTTGGGACACGTTTGAGTCAACATGAGTGGAGGTGGCTCGACGATGCGATTGGTGTATTAGAGGGCAAGGGTCGAGGCCATAGAGGAAGTAGGGGTCCTAGCCGATGGGGTTGGAGGGGTGGTAGTCGAGGTAGAGCTCCATGTGGAGGAAGAGAcagagatgatgatgatgatgatgaggataaTGGTGGAGATAATCCTAGAGATGATGATGTTAACGGTGGTCGTGATGGAGTTGATAGAGGAGGACACAATGATGGAGATGATGTTGGAGTTGGTGATGGTGGTGGAGTAGGTGGCGGAGGATATGACGGTGGAGTTGTTGGTGGTATGAGTAGTGGTGGGTTTAGAGGGGGTGGCAGAGGTGTTGATGATAGATATGATGGAGGGATGGGCAGATGTTTAGGGGGAGGTGTGGGAGGTTCCGGTGGTGCAGGAGATGTTGGTAGAGATTGTTACGGTTTGGGTGCACAGGCTGATCTGGGGTCTAGTGATTATTTTGTCGGGGTTCCTAGCAGCGATGAGACAGTGTAA
- the LOC107464905 gene encoding eukaryotic translation initiation factor 4G isoform X1, with protein sequence MSFNQSKTNRSTAVYRKSERSTSFNQQQGSSFAYGGGGIKPTPSIPSSPSLSSNQRFNKKSSDAQVGQSRVNPTPLNVIESNSGSAARNIQNGAHVQPQLHGASDAPATTKPCESSAVQGSTVTIPKVPSSQLPPATSDPITPETPTKGDASKSFPFQFGSINPSIMNGMTGPTSISSARPNIDEQKQDQASVPTSLIPKQQLSPRKDASVIEQSIDGETNIQTKAKKDLRVPTATSANQMQNPSIIPITGISNSTPYHLSRASLQFGSSNPHIQSQGLPTTSLQMPIQMALPIGNTTQVQQPIFIPSLQPRPMQPQGIMNQGQNMTFTPQMGHQLSHQLGNVGISMIQQYPQQHGQQYQPGPRKTTHVKITHPETHEELRLDKRANAYSDGSSNSRSHPNIPSQSQPGQSFAAYPMNYYSPNSYSTNSLYYHPPNPLPLTSSQNTANLQPQRFNYPLNHGSQNVGFLNSMQHSSLFANKTGASILGSVEPPILENFHDIPNLMSLTGAAPVTIRPCDASDVVDTSLSNSGNSGVQNREPNISVASCDSGSPALQNVSETSPEISSQQSKLFGNSFVQQKQSPGSVFVSIEKLAATPLSQPSSVMTEDHASLVSRRKETLTRSNSLKENPKKLEKSAQSHHQAVSIQSPSMDNVAYQAIDNDMQSVDILETTSNHVKNSSDTFCNDSLSFLTSSANDKPISEPNKVKATSKGNKKRREILRKANAAGSTSDLYNAYKGPKEKKETVFSSESTNNASSSESLKQVSTDAAHLDLKVSEKCQQSKVEPDDWEDAADMCTSKLEVDDKFQLISDVNRGVAKRYSRDFLLKFAEQCTDLPEGFQITVDIAEALMSFTIVDRPSGMPWMDYCGTGVNEEERWNTFHSGRRGLDVGGGNVGFRSGPGNNFGALRNFRGETPIQYAGAGVLYGPTQSMGIPSGMQRNSNGERWQRSVSFQHKGLIHSRTPQTPLQTMHKAERKYEVGKVSDIEEAKQRQLKAILNKLTPQNFERLFEQVKVVNIDNAITLTGVISQIFEKALMEPTFCEMYANFCLHLASELPDFSEDNEKITFKRLLLNKCQEEFERGEREQEEANKADEGEVKQSDEEREDRRVKARRRMLGNIRLIGELYKKRMLTERIMHECIKKLLGQYQDPDEEDIEALCKLMSTIGDMIDHPKAKKHMDAYFERMKLLSDNMNLSSRVRFMLKDAIDLRENKWQQRRKIEGPKKIEEVHRDAVQERQAQAGRLGRGPSNNQTSRRNPVDFRPRGSLVSSTTAQIGVPHGLPGQVRGFGSQDACSEERQSFEARTLSPRALGDDSITLGPQGSLARGMSIRGSTAIVSSSMPNAIPTSVDSSKATGVLNGYGDLSQRAPYLTDRFSGPAAYDQSSALEHNIGLDKKDLSTSYRGHDNLVATSPSDQLQGSIVSQVPSSEKVRSEEQLRDMSMAAIKEYYSARDEKEVALCVKELNSPCFHPSMVCLWVTDSFERKDKERDLLAKLLVHLVKSHDGILSQAQLIQGFESVLSTLEDAVNDAPKAPEFLGRLFAKGIIESVFSLNEIERILRDGGEEPGSLLETGLAADVLGSTLEVIKFEKGDAILRDICVGSNLQLETFRPPNPTTSIKLERFI encoded by the exons ATGTCCTTCAATCAATCAAAGACCAATAGAAGCACAGCAGTGTACCGAAAATCTGAGCGATCCACCAGTTTCAATCAGCAGCAAGGTTCCTCATTTGCCTACGGCGGTGGCGGCATTAAGCCAACGCCATCGATTCCCTCATCTCCATCACTCTCCTCTAACCAGAG GTTTAACAAGAAGTCTAGCGATGCACAAGTTGGACAATCTAGAGTAAACCCCACCCCACTGAATGTAATAGAGTCTAACAGTGGTTCTGCTGCTCGAAACATACAGAATGGTGCCCATGTGCAACCTCAATTGCATG GAGCATCTGATGCTCCAGCTACTACCAAGCCATGTGAATCATCTGCTGTACAAGGGAGTACTGTAACTATTCCAAAAGTTCCAAGTTCTCAACTGCCCCCTGCAACTTCTGATCCAATTACTCCTGAAACTCCTACTAAGG gAGATGCATCAAAGTCATTCCCTTTCCAATTTGGATCTATTAATCCTAGCATTATGAATGGGATGACA GGCCCTACTAGTATAAGCTCAGCTCGTCCTAATATAGATGAGCAGAAGCAGGATCAG GCTTCAGTGCCAACATCTCTTATTCCAAAACAACAACTATCACCAAGAAAAGATGCAAGTGTCATTGAGCAGTCTATTGATGGGGAAACTAATATACAAACTAAGGCAAAAAAGGATCTTCGCGTGCCAACTGCAACCTCAGCAAACCAAATGCAGAATCCTTCTATTATTCCTATAACTGGGATTTCAAACTCAACACCATATCACCTGTCACGAGCATCTTTACAGTTTGGTAGTTCTAATCCACATATTCAATCTCAGGGGTTGCCTACAACATCTCTCCAGATGCCTATACAAATGGCTTTGCCAATTGGAAATACTACACAAGTGCAACAGCCAATTTTtattccaagtcttcaacctcGTCCAATGCAACCTCAGGGGATCATGAATCAAGGTCAAAACATGACTTTTACTCCTCAAATGGGGCATCAGTTGTCACATCAATTAGGCAATGTGGGTATTAGTATGATTCAACAATATCCCCAACAACATGGACAACAATATCAACCTGGTCCTCGAAAAACAACTCATGTGAAGATCACTCACCCCGAGACTCATGAAGAGTTGAGACTTGATAAAAGAGCAAATGCATATTCAGATGGGTCATCTAATTCCAGGTCACATCCTAATATCCCTTCCCAATCCCAACCTGGTCAATCTTTTGCAGCTTATCCAATGAATTATTATTCCCCCAACTCTTATAGTACTAATTCTCTCTATTACCATCCTCCCAATCCTCTCCCACTAACAAGTAGCCAAAATACTGCTAATTTGCAACCACAAAGATTCAATTATCCATTGAATCATGGTTCGCAAAATGTTGGTTTCTTGAATTCAATGCAACATAGCTCTCTGTTTGCTAATAAAACAGGTGCTTCTATTCTTGGTAGTGTTGAACCCccaattttagaaaattttcatGATATTCCTAATTTAATGTCATTAACTGGAGCTGCTCCTGTGACAATTAGACCATGTGATGCATCTGATGTTGTAGACACATCATTGTCCAATTCTggtaattctggcgttcaaaacCGAGAACCCAATATTTCGGTAGCATCATGTGATTCGGGCTCCCCTGCATTACAAAATGTATCTGAAACTAGTCCAGAAATTTCTTCACAGCAATCAAAATTATTTGGTAACTCTTTTGTGCAACAAAAACAATCACCTGGATCTGTTTTTGTATCTATTGAGAAGCTTGCAGCCACTCCCTTGTCACAACCTTCATCAGTAATGACTGAAGATCATGCCTCACTTGTGTCTAGAAGGAAGGAAACTCTAACTAGGTCAAATTCTTTGAAGGAAAATCCAAAGAAACTAGAGAAGAGCGCCCAATCACATCATCAGGCA GTTTCTATTCAATCTCCATCAATGGATAATGTTGCTTATCAAGCTATTGATAATG ATATGCAGTCAGTTGATATTCTGGAGACAACCTCAAATCATGTCAAGAATAGTTCAGATACTTTTTGCAATGACTCTCTGTCTTTTTTGACATCTAGTGCCAACGATAAACCAATTTCAGAACCAAATAAAGTAAAAGCTACATCTAAAggtaataagaaaagaagagagattcTTCGAAAAGCTAATGCTGCTGGGTCAACTTCTGATCTTTATAACGCATACAAGGGaccaaaggaaaagaaagaaactgTTTTCAGTTCAGAAAGCACAAACAATGCTTCTTCATCTGAAAGTTTGAAGCAGGTATCTACAGATGCTGCTCACCTAGATCTTAAAGTGAGTGAGAAATGTCAACAGAGTAAAGTTGAGCCTGATGATTGGGAGGATGCCGCTGACATGTGTACATCAAAACTGGAAGTTGATGACAAATTTCAACTGATTAGTGATGTTAACAGAGGTGTAGCCAAGAGGTACTCTCGAgattttcttttgaaatttgCAGAGCAGTGCACTGATCTTCCTGAAGGTTTTCAGATCACAGTTGACATAGCTGAGGCTTTAATGAGTTTTACTATTGTAGATAGGCCTAGTGGAATGCCTTGGATGGATTATTGTGGAACTGGTGTAAATGAGGAAGAGAGGTGGAATACTTTTCATTCTGGAAGACGTGGTTTGGATGTTGGTGGAGGTAATGTAGGTTTTCGATCTGGTCCAGGAAACAATTTTGGTGCTTTAAGGAACTTCCGTGGAGAGACACCTATTCAATATGCTGGAGCAGGGGTCCTTTATGGACCAACGCAATCCATGGGAATTCCAAGTGGAATGCAAAGAAACAGTAATGGAGAAAGGTGGCAGCGTTCTGTTAGCTTCCAGCACAAGGGGTTAATTCATTCTCGTACTCCTCAAACTCCTTTACAGACGATGCACAAGGCTGAGAGGAAGTATGAAGTGGGTAAAGTTTCGGATATAGAAGAGGCAAAACAGAGGCAGCTGAAAGCTATCTTGAACAAATTAACTCCTCAGAATTTTGAGAGGCTCTTTGAACAGGTAAAAGTGGTTAATATTGACAATGCTATCACCCTTACTGGTGTCATCTCACAAATTTTTGAGAAGGCTTTGATGGAGCCTACCTTTTGTGAAATGTATGCCAACTTCTGTTTACATTTGGCTTCTGAGTTGCCTGATTTCAGTGAGGACAATGAAAAGATAACTTTCAAAAGATTATTATTAAACAAGTGTCAAGAGGAATTTGAGAGAGGTGAAAGAGAGCAAGAAGAAGCAAATAAGGCTGATGAAGGTGAAGTTAAGCAATCTGATGAAGAAAGGGAAGATAGAAGAGTCAAGGCAAGAAGACGCATGCTAGGTAATATTAGATTAATTGGTGAGCTATATAAGAAGAGAATGTTGACAGAGAGGATAATGCATGAGTGCATCAAGAAGTTACTTGGTCAATATCAGGATCCTGATGAAGAAGATATTGAAGCTTTGTGCAAGCTAATGAGTACTATTGGGGACATGATTGATCATCCCAAAGCCAaaaaacatatggatgcatacttCGAAAGGATGAAACTATTGTCAGACAACATGAATTTATCATCTAGGGTGAGGTTCATGTTGAAGGATGCCATTGATTTGAGGGAAAATAAATGGCAACAAAGGAGAAAAATTGAAGGTCCAAAGAAGATTGAGGAAGTGCATAGAGATGCAGTGCAAGAGAGGCAGGCCCAAGCTGGTAGGTTAGGTCGTGGTCCAAGCAACAACCAAACATCAAGAAGAAACCCTGTGGACTTTCGTCCAAGAGGATCTCTGGTGTCATCTACAACTGCTCAAATTGGAGTACCGCATGGGTTACCTGGTCAAGTTCGTGGGTTTGGTTCTCAGGATGCTTGTTCTGAAGAGAGGCAATCTTTTGAGGCTAGGACCTTGTCTCCAAGAGCCTTGGGGGATGATTCTATTACCTTGGGACCCCAGGGCAGTTTGGCTAGGGGAATGTCCATTAGAGGATCAACTGCAATTGTAAGTTCATCGATGCCTAATGCAATTCCTACCTCAGTAGACTCTTCCAAAGCAACTGGTGTTCTTAACGGTTATGGGGATTTATCACAGCGTGCACCATACCTTACGGACAGGTTTTCAGGTCCAGCTGCTTATGATCAATCAAGTGCTCTAGAGCATAATATAGGCTTAGACAAAAAAGATTTGAGTACTTCATATCGGGGACATGACAACCTTGTTGCAACTTCACCATCTGATCAATTGCAAGGGTCAATAGTTTCTCAGGTTCCTTCTTCAGAAAAGGTTCGGTCAGAAGAACAACTCCGAGACATGTCCatggcagcaatcaaagaataCTACAG TGCTAGAGATGAGAAGGAAGTTGCTCTCTGTGTCAAAGAATTAAACTCTCCATGCTTCCATCCTTCCATGGTTTGTCTCTGGGTCACAGACTCATTTGAGAGAAAGGACAAAGAACGAGACCTTTTGGCCAAATTGCTAGTTCACCTTGTGAAATCACATGATGGTATCTTGAGTCAAGCTCAGCTTATCCAAGG GTTTGAGTCTGTTCTCAGTACATTGGAGGATGCTGTTAATGATGCTCCCAAAGCACCAGAGTTTCTTGGACGTCTTTTTGCGAAAGGTATAATAGAGTCTGTTTTCTCTTTGAATGAGATTGAGCGGATATTACGTGATGGAGGGGAGGAACCAGGCAGCCTCTTAGAAACTGGACTTGCAGCTGATGTTCTTGGAAGTACCTTAGAGGTAATAAAATTCGAGAAGGGGGACGCAATTTTACGTGATATCTGTGTTGGCTCTAACTTGCAATTGGAGACTTTCCGTCCACCAAATCCTACAACTTCAATAAAGCTAGAGAGATTTATTTAG